In the genome of Candidatus Thermoplasmatota archaeon, one region contains:
- a CDS encoding hydrogenase maturation protease: MQRPRNETLVVTLGSPLAGEDSIGCKIFERIKDKIDARVEYLGTDIFRFSNVYHEEEKVIFVDAVYSKKLKAGEMVYFRGENVFEFLNDVAVDAHMLGVGEGLKILREVMPAFPKNLHFIGISCKKFGFGEMSIEVEKGMEMAIKKIMEIV; this comes from the coding sequence TCCACGTAACGAGACTTTAGTCGTAACTCTCGGCAGCCCTCTTGCTGGAGAAGATTCAATTGGCTGTAAAATTTTTGAGAGGATAAAAGATAAGATAGATGCAAGGGTTGAGTATCTGGGAACAGATATATTCAGGTTCAGCAATGTATATCATGAAGAGGAGAAAGTTATTTTTGTTGATGCAGTTTATTCGAAAAAACTGAAGGCGGGTGAAATGGTATATTTTCGTGGGGAAAATGTTTTCGAATTTTTGAACGATGTTGCCGTCGATGCCCATATGCTGGGAGTTGGCGAAGGGCTAAAAATCCTTAGGGAGGTAATGCCAGCATTTCCCAAAAATTTGCATTTCATAGGCATATCGTGCAAAAAGTTTGGATTTGGAGAGATGAGCATTGAAGTGGAGAAAGGAATGGAGATGGCTATAAAAAAGATAATGGAGATAGTTTAG
- the purH gene encoding bifunctional phosphoribosylaminoimidazolecarboxamide formyltransferase/IMP cyclohydrolase, with product MIPNMALVSVYNKEGIENFCAALYDADIKMFSTGGTAERIKNLGIPVRKVEEITGFSELMDGRIKTLHTSIYAGIMARRGSSDMKELTEKKIIPIDMVVCNFYSPEVGMDRMDIGGPCMVRAAAKNWKDVVVVSHPSQYSALVPYLKKGFDDEMRKKLAIEAIHRTSYYDARIIEIEDNENFPEIITLPYKKSKELRYGENPHQKGAFYTGMTKESCIASAKKLQGKEISYNNILDANEAIECIKEFEEPTVVIIKHATPSGIASAGNVIQAWKDAFATDEYSPFGGVVAVNREVDGGLAEKMTKIFLEVIIAPSFSSDAKEILAKKKNLRLLQVEGLERADGKERRVFRSVVGGLLMQERDIKKIDTGKWRTVTEKKPSQDNIQSMIFAVKCVKHVKSNAVVFVKGTKTVAIGGGQTSRVDASWIAVHKGEKKIKDSIMASDAFFPFRDAVDVAAEAGVKAIIQPGGSIRDKEVVEAANEHGIAMVFSGQRYFLH from the coding sequence ATGATTCCAAACATGGCTCTTGTTAGCGTATACAATAAAGAAGGTATAGAGAATTTTTGCGCGGCACTGTACGATGCAGACATAAAAATGTTTTCTACGGGCGGGACAGCAGAAAGAATAAAAAATTTGGGCATACCTGTGAGAAAAGTTGAGGAGATAACAGGATTTAGCGAGTTAATGGACGGGAGAATAAAGACTCTTCATACATCCATTTATGCAGGAATAATGGCAAGGAGGGGGAGCAGTGACATGAAGGAACTTACAGAGAAAAAGATAATCCCAATAGACATGGTTGTGTGCAATTTTTATTCTCCAGAGGTGGGAATGGATAGAATGGATATCGGTGGGCCATGCATGGTCCGCGCCGCCGCCAAAAACTGGAAAGATGTTGTAGTGGTGTCACACCCCTCGCAGTATTCGGCACTTGTTCCTTATTTGAAAAAAGGGTTTGATGATGAGATGCGAAAAAAACTGGCGATTGAGGCAATCCACAGAACCTCATATTATGATGCTCGGATAATAGAAATTGAGGATAATGAAAATTTCCCTGAAATTATTACACTGCCTTACAAAAAATCCAAAGAGCTGAGATATGGGGAAAACCCCCACCAGAAAGGAGCATTTTATACAGGAATGACGAAGGAATCTTGCATAGCGAGCGCCAAAAAATTGCAGGGGAAGGAAATATCGTACAACAACATACTTGATGCAAACGAGGCCATTGAGTGCATAAAGGAGTTTGAAGAACCGACGGTCGTAATAATAAAGCATGCAACGCCTTCAGGTATTGCCTCTGCTGGGAATGTCATACAGGCATGGAAAGATGCATTTGCCACTGACGAGTATTCCCCATTTGGAGGAGTAGTTGCAGTAAACAGGGAAGTGGACGGAGGGCTGGCAGAAAAAATGACAAAAATTTTTCTTGAGGTGATAATAGCCCCTTCGTTCAGCTCAGATGCAAAAGAAATACTGGCAAAGAAGAAGAATCTGCGTCTTCTCCAGGTTGAAGGACTGGAAAGAGCGGATGGAAAGGAACGCAGGGTATTTAGAAGTGTTGTCGGTGGACTGTTGATGCAGGAAAGGGACATCAAAAAAATAGATACAGGTAAATGGAGGACAGTAACGGAGAAAAAACCTTCCCAAGACAACATCCAATCTATGATATTTGCCGTTAAATGTGTAAAGCATGTGAAATCAAATGCCGTTGTTTTTGTGAAAGGAACGAAGACGGTAGCGATCGGCGGGGGGCAAACATCACGCGTCGATGCAAGCTGGATCGCCGTTCACAAAGGAGAAAAAAAAATAAAAGATTCAATCATGGCATCTGATGCTTTCTTCCCGTTCAGGGACGCGGTCGACGTTGCTGCAGAAGCTGGTGTAAAAGCCATTATACAGCCAGGGGGCTCAATAAGGGATAAAGAAGTAGTAGAAGCTGCAAACGAACACGGCATAGCGATGGTATTCTCCGGACAGAGATATTTCCTGCACTAA
- a CDS encoding fibrillarin-like rRNA/tRNA 2'-O-methyltransferase, which translates to MKQVFPGVYSKDKKLYTLNLVPGERVYNEHLLFMGGKEYRSWNPYKSKMAAAILKGLKVMPVKRDSRVLYLGAANGTTVSHLSDVSFNGIIYAVEISARAMRDLVKVCDKRQNIVPILADACKPEKYEIFIDKPVDLIYQDISQRDQVGIFIKNMEKFEVDEGMLMVKARSMDVSMPPKRVFEKVKKEISNKFDVKEAITLAPYSKDHMALVIG; encoded by the coding sequence ATGAAACAGGTGTTTCCAGGTGTTTACTCTAAAGACAAAAAGCTTTACACGTTGAATCTCGTGCCCGGGGAGAGAGTTTATAATGAACACTTGCTTTTCATGGGCGGAAAGGAATATCGTTCCTGGAATCCGTACAAGAGCAAGATGGCAGCAGCCATTCTAAAAGGATTGAAAGTAATGCCTGTTAAAAGGGATAGCAGAGTTTTGTACCTGGGGGCTGCAAACGGCACTACTGTTTCCCATCTTTCAGATGTATCATTCAACGGCATTATTTATGCGGTGGAGATATCTGCCAGGGCGATGAGAGATCTGGTAAAAGTTTGCGATAAAAGGCAAAATATTGTTCCCATATTGGCGGATGCCTGTAAGCCAGAAAAATACGAGATATTTATTGACAAGCCAGTGGACTTAATCTATCAGGATATATCCCAGAGGGACCAGGTGGGCATATTTATTAAAAACATGGAAAAATTTGAGGTGGATGAAGGAATGCTGATGGTAAAAGCGAGAAGCATGGATGTTTCAATGCCTCCAAAGAGAGTATTTGAAAAAGTAAAAAAAGAAATAAGCAACAAGTTTGACGTAAAAGAAGCTATAACTCTTGCTCCTTATTCAAAGGACCATATGGCTCTTGTGATTGGATGA